One part of the Cystobacter ferrugineus genome encodes these proteins:
- a CDS encoding type II CAAX endopeptidase family protein: protein MEDVSPNPAPASGSRPLDPLSVAVAATLAVFLAFLLVSPVQVLNLALGVWFTQLFVFLGGGWLVLSATGRAPARYTGLSTWSVGSAAFGFALGVANFFGIIAPVQYLAQFVLPASWNDYDVSGIFLGHSPVELALIVAGLGIGAPLCEEFFFRGVFFRGLLSRGGPPWRALFFSAALFSAFHLDRMGFVSRLELGLLFGWLLWRTGSLWPGILAHAANNLVSTALFFSAQHLEPAQTPSPGDEGRMVVLLALGGCAVLLGLLSAARRFPGLLGGPLRPAEEREAPEPPVHLEPPARLLRRAFPGMMAATLVLGAYVVLDPVGIELSQVDLRYPLAPVPEEAPDALHAERNALYELRVRARRGETPVGAYAQERRRQSRQSGGGRPPVLPAPNLPPSKESP, encoded by the coding sequence GTGGAAGACGTCAGCCCCAACCCCGCCCCCGCTTCCGGATCCAGGCCGCTGGATCCGCTGAGCGTGGCGGTGGCCGCCACCCTGGCGGTGTTCCTCGCCTTCCTGCTCGTCTCGCCCGTGCAGGTGCTCAACCTGGCCCTGGGCGTCTGGTTCACCCAGCTCTTCGTCTTCCTCGGTGGAGGCTGGCTCGTGCTGAGCGCCACCGGGCGGGCTCCGGCGCGCTACACCGGCCTGTCCACCTGGAGCGTGGGGTCCGCGGCGTTCGGCTTCGCCCTGGGGGTGGCCAACTTCTTCGGCATCATCGCCCCCGTGCAGTACCTGGCCCAGTTCGTCCTGCCCGCGTCCTGGAATGACTACGACGTGTCGGGCATCTTCCTGGGACACTCGCCCGTGGAACTGGCCCTCATCGTGGCGGGCCTGGGCATCGGCGCGCCCCTGTGCGAGGAGTTCTTCTTCCGGGGCGTCTTCTTCCGAGGGCTGCTGTCGCGGGGCGGCCCGCCGTGGCGCGCCCTGTTCTTCTCCGCGGCCCTCTTCAGCGCGTTCCACCTGGACCGGATGGGCTTCGTGTCGCGCCTGGAGCTGGGCCTGCTGTTCGGCTGGCTCCTGTGGCGCACGGGCTCGCTGTGGCCCGGCATCCTCGCGCACGCGGCCAACAACCTCGTGTCCACGGCGCTCTTCTTCAGCGCCCAGCACCTCGAGCCCGCGCAGACACCCTCCCCCGGCGACGAGGGCCGGATGGTGGTGCTGCTCGCTCTCGGAGGCTGCGCGGTGCTGCTCGGACTGCTGTCCGCCGCGCGCCGCTTTCCGGGCCTGTTGGGGGGACCGCTCCGTCCGGCCGAGGAGCGGGAGGCCCCCGAGCCGCCCGTCCACCTGGAGCCCCCGGCGCGGCTGCTGCGCCGCGCCTTCCCCGGGATGATGGCCGCGACGCTGGTGCTGGGCGCCTACGTCGTCCTGGATCCCGTGGGCATCGAGTTGAGCCAGGTGGATCTGCGCTACCCGCTCGCCCCCGTTCCCGAGGAAGCGCCGGATGCCCTGCACGCCGAGCGCAATGCCCTCTATGAACTCCGGGTGCGCGCCCGCCGGGGCGAGACGCCCGTGGGAGCATACGCCCAGGAGCGCCGCCGACAGTCCCGGCAGTCAGGAGGAGGCCGGCCCCCCGTCCTTCCCGCCCCGAACCTCCCCCCATCGAAGGAATCCCCGTGA
- a CDS encoding HipA family kinase, with protein MRTLSATRYVTPLREGGSCPAIVEAEDSGMYVLKFRGAGQGIKALVAEILSGELARALGLRVPELVLLELDPALGRAEPDGEIRDLIKASAGLNLGMDYLPGSITFDPTVRPTPEPAEASAIVCLDAYVTNVDRTPKNPNLLCWHSALWLIDHGASLYFHHAWDDYLERSQSRFPAVRDHVLLPWASALPEALATLRERVTADVIHGIVARVPEAWLGPTQEPRFSTVTEHREAYASFLLERLKAAPAFIEEAIRARAQLV; from the coding sequence GTGAGAACCCTTTCCGCGACCCGTTACGTCACGCCCCTGCGCGAGGGCGGCTCGTGTCCCGCCATCGTCGAGGCGGAGGACTCGGGCATGTATGTCCTCAAATTCCGCGGCGCCGGCCAGGGCATCAAGGCGCTCGTGGCGGAGATCCTCTCCGGAGAGCTCGCGCGCGCGCTCGGCCTGCGTGTGCCCGAGCTCGTGCTCCTGGAGTTGGATCCCGCGCTCGGCCGCGCCGAACCGGATGGGGAGATCCGCGACCTCATCAAGGCGAGCGCCGGGCTCAACCTCGGCATGGACTACCTGCCCGGCTCCATCACGTTCGATCCCACCGTGCGCCCCACCCCCGAGCCCGCGGAGGCCTCGGCCATCGTGTGCCTCGACGCCTACGTGACGAACGTGGACCGCACCCCCAAGAACCCCAACCTGCTGTGCTGGCACTCGGCGCTGTGGCTCATCGACCACGGCGCGTCGCTCTACTTCCACCACGCCTGGGACGACTACCTCGAGCGCAGCCAGAGCCGGTTCCCCGCGGTGCGCGACCATGTGCTGCTGCCCTGGGCCTCGGCGCTGCCCGAGGCGCTGGCCACCCTGCGCGAGCGCGTGACGGCGGACGTCATCCACGGCATCGTCGCCCGCGTGCCCGAGGCCTGGCTCGGCCCCACCCAGGAGCCGCGCTTCTCCACCGTCACCGAGCACCGCGAGGCCTACGCCTCCTTCCTGCTCGAGCGCCTGAAAGCAGCTCCCGCGTTCATCGAGGAGGCCATCCGTGCCCGCGCGCAGCTCGTTTGA
- a CDS encoding DUF3037 domain-containing protein, producing the protein MPARSSFDYAIIRVVPRVEREEFINAGVILYCLTHRYLGAQVELDTHRLEALAPGTDPELILHHLASIPRVCAGGRAAGPVGQLPQKERFHWLVAPRSTMIQTGPVHSGLCEDPAQAIEHLMRRMVRSPCP; encoded by the coding sequence GTGCCCGCGCGCAGCTCGTTTGACTACGCCATCATCCGCGTCGTGCCGCGCGTGGAGCGCGAGGAGTTCATCAACGCGGGCGTCATCCTCTACTGCCTCACCCATCGCTACCTCGGCGCGCAGGTGGAGCTGGACACGCACCGGCTCGAGGCGCTCGCGCCGGGCACCGACCCGGAGCTGATCCTCCACCACCTGGCCTCCATTCCCCGGGTGTGCGCCGGAGGCCGCGCGGCGGGCCCCGTGGGACAACTGCCCCAGAAGGAGCGCTTCCACTGGCTGGTGGCCCCACGCAGCACGATGATCCAGACGGGCCCCGTCCACTCGGGCCTGTGCGAGGATCCCGCCCAGGCGATCGAGCACCTGATGCGACGGATGGTGCGCTCCCCCTGTCCCTGA
- a CDS encoding macrolide family glycosyltransferase codes for MARGAFFNIPFHGHTNATFPVVRELVDRGEDITYYLTDSFRPQVERAGARFHRYESTVEEFLKSGTAGFLPARMPAESRAVIPQLLEAVLAQRPDYVIYDPLCLWGQLLANHLRIPAVLFRPTMVVAPTGASLDFMKSRVAMFADLFEQAGKEIAGLRQEYGLPPTDLWGMLSHEEPLNLVCVPRSFQPGGESFDERYVFVGPSIRARGDTGDFPLAHLEGGPVLYISLGTIFNNWPEFYRMCFAAFGGTPWRVVLSTGHQVNVAELGAVPDNFLVRPSVPQLEVLERTSVFVTHGGANSLMESFAHGVPVVVIPQMAEQPLNAVRVAELELGLALQRETVTVEQLRQAVERVSHEPSFREKARTMQREVRDSGGYRRAAEAILAYRDRQSPSAIAS; via the coding sequence ATGGCCAGAGGCGCTTTCTTCAACATCCCCTTTCACGGGCACACCAACGCCACTTTTCCCGTGGTGCGCGAGCTGGTGGATCGGGGCGAGGACATCACCTACTACCTCACCGACTCGTTCCGTCCCCAGGTGGAGCGCGCGGGCGCGCGCTTCCATCGCTACGAGAGTACGGTGGAGGAATTCCTGAAGTCCGGCACCGCGGGGTTCCTCCCGGCCCGCATGCCCGCGGAGAGCCGCGCGGTGATCCCCCAGCTGCTCGAGGCCGTGCTCGCCCAGCGCCCCGACTACGTGATCTACGATCCCCTCTGTCTGTGGGGGCAGCTCCTCGCCAACCACCTGCGCATCCCCGCGGTCCTCTTCCGTCCCACCATGGTCGTGGCGCCCACTGGCGCGAGCCTGGACTTCATGAAGAGCCGGGTCGCGATGTTCGCGGACCTGTTCGAGCAGGCGGGAAAGGAAATCGCCGGCTTGAGGCAGGAGTACGGTCTGCCTCCGACGGATCTCTGGGGCATGTTGAGCCACGAGGAGCCCCTGAACCTGGTGTGCGTGCCGCGCTCGTTCCAGCCCGGAGGCGAGAGCTTCGATGAGCGCTACGTCTTCGTGGGGCCGTCCATCCGGGCGCGCGGGGACACCGGGGACTTCCCCCTGGCGCACCTCGAGGGCGGGCCGGTGCTCTACATCTCGCTGGGAACGATCTTCAACAACTGGCCGGAGTTCTACCGGATGTGCTTCGCGGCGTTCGGCGGGACGCCCTGGCGCGTGGTGCTCTCCACCGGGCACCAGGTGAACGTGGCGGAGCTGGGCGCCGTGCCCGACAACTTCCTCGTGCGTCCCTCGGTGCCCCAGCTCGAGGTGCTCGAGCGCACGTCCGTCTTCGTCACCCATGGCGGGGCCAACAGCCTGATGGAGTCCTTCGCCCATGGGGTGCCCGTGGTCGTCATTCCCCAGATGGCCGAGCAGCCGCTCAACGCCGTGCGGGTCGCCGAGCTGGAATTGGGGTTGGCCCTGCAACGGGAGACCGTCACCGTGGAGCAGCTCCGGCAGGCGGTGGAGCGCGTCTCGCACGAGCCCTCGTTCCGGGAGAAGGCGCGGACGATGCAGCGGGAGGTCCGCGACTCGGGAGGCTACCGCCGCGCGGCCGAGGCCATCCTCGCGTACAGGGATCGGCAGTCCCCGAGCGCCATCGCGTCCTGA
- a CDS encoding alpha/beta fold hydrolase, which produces MQHQYADINGIRMHYVTQGAGEPIIFLHGFPEYWGVWKKPLAELGKDHQVIAPDMRGYNLSSKPTGVGQYHIEKLVEDIRALADHLKIKQFTLVSQDWGALVGWRFVLRHPEYVRRFVTINITHPALLNRDLRENAAQQQASQYMLLFRSPEAEPFIMADDYAFARQGMIEAARQLGAQISAEDEAEMIAAWKQPGATTGGLNYYRAAEIGPPDGQGSQGGSNLLDGLEPHQLQVYLPVLFIHGEMDPYLLPSGQVGLEEYVHDLTFRRIPDADHSVTLEKPELVSRYLREFMLEN; this is translated from the coding sequence ATGCAACACCAGTACGCGGACATCAACGGCATCCGCATGCACTACGTGACGCAGGGGGCCGGTGAACCCATCATCTTCCTCCATGGCTTCCCCGAGTACTGGGGCGTCTGGAAGAAGCCGCTCGCGGAGCTGGGCAAGGACCACCAGGTCATCGCCCCGGACATGCGGGGCTACAACCTGAGCTCGAAGCCGACCGGCGTCGGGCAGTACCACATCGAGAAGCTGGTGGAGGACATCCGCGCGCTGGCGGACCACCTGAAGATCAAGCAGTTCACCCTGGTCTCGCAGGACTGGGGCGCGCTGGTGGGCTGGCGCTTCGTGCTGCGCCACCCCGAGTACGTGCGCCGGTTCGTCACCATCAACATCACGCACCCCGCCCTCCTCAACCGGGACCTGCGCGAGAACGCCGCTCAGCAGCAGGCCAGCCAGTACATGCTGCTCTTCCGCTCGCCCGAGGCCGAGCCGTTCATCATGGCCGATGACTACGCCTTCGCGCGGCAGGGGATGATCGAGGCCGCCCGGCAACTGGGCGCCCAGATCTCCGCCGAGGACGAGGCCGAGATGATCGCCGCCTGGAAGCAGCCGGGCGCCACCACCGGCGGGCTCAACTACTACCGGGCGGCGGAGATCGGTCCTCCCGATGGTCAGGGCAGCCAGGGTGGCAGCAACCTGTTGGACGGGCTGGAGCCGCATCAGCTCCAGGTGTACCTGCCCGTGCTCTTCATCCACGGCGAGATGGATCCCTATCTCCTGCCGTCTGGCCAGGTGGGGTTGGAGGAGTACGTGCACGACCTCACCTTCCGGCGCATCCCCGATGCGGACCACTCGGTCACCTTGGAGAAGCCGGAGCTCGTCTCGCGGTACCTTCGCGAGTTCATGCTGGAGAACTAG
- a CDS encoding SGNH/GDSL hydrolase family protein, which translates to MKDTITKDIPPRLWPEAVTRRRFFGFVAAACLAAGLSACDDDDAQQWQAAWTAAPQNYNEPIPLTGVPPPEPQSFQDQSIRHVMRVSAGGDKVRVRVSNLFGTAPVTLGGVHIARGTGGASIQATTDTLLRFNGQESVTVPAGQEAWSDETRFSLPSQTDVAVTVYVPQRTPVATVHSQGQQTTSVAAGNALGSATFTSTETRQSYYWVTGIDVRNDEARGVIVAFGDSITDGAESTVDAVNRYPDFLARRVAADPALEGFSVVNQGIGGNRVLNDVLGPRGVDRFQRDVLGTTGVTHAIILLGINDIGFGGFVPEQAVTADEMIAGLQTMVDQAKARNVEVFLGTLLPFKGAAAPYYSQEAEAKRQAVNAWIRANTARAKGIIDFEAAMRDPADPLQIRPEYDSGDHLHPNDAGYEAMANAIDLALFR; encoded by the coding sequence ATGAAAGACACCATCACGAAAGACATCCCGCCCCGTCTCTGGCCGGAAGCGGTAACCCGTCGACGCTTCTTCGGCTTCGTGGCCGCCGCGTGCCTCGCCGCCGGCCTGAGCGCCTGCGACGACGACGATGCGCAGCAGTGGCAGGCCGCATGGACGGCCGCGCCGCAGAACTACAACGAGCCCATTCCTCTGACGGGGGTGCCGCCGCCGGAGCCGCAATCGTTCCAGGACCAATCGATACGACATGTGATGCGGGTATCGGCTGGCGGGGACAAGGTCCGGGTGAGGGTGTCGAATCTCTTCGGCACCGCTCCGGTCACCCTCGGCGGCGTGCACATCGCCCGCGGCACCGGCGGCGCCTCCATCCAGGCCACCACGGACACCCTCCTGCGCTTCAACGGCCAGGAGTCCGTGACGGTCCCCGCCGGCCAGGAGGCCTGGAGTGATGAGACGCGCTTCTCGCTCCCGTCCCAGACGGACGTGGCGGTCACCGTGTACGTGCCCCAGAGGACACCCGTGGCGACCGTGCACTCGCAGGGACAGCAGACCACCTCGGTCGCGGCCGGAAACGCCCTCGGCAGCGCGACCTTCACCTCAACGGAGACACGGCAGTCGTACTACTGGGTGACCGGCATCGACGTGCGCAACGACGAGGCCCGCGGAGTCATCGTCGCCTTCGGGGATTCCATCACCGACGGCGCGGAGTCGACCGTGGATGCCGTCAACCGCTACCCCGACTTCCTCGCGCGTCGCGTCGCGGCCGACCCGGCGCTGGAAGGGTTCAGCGTGGTCAACCAGGGCATCGGGGGCAACCGGGTGCTCAACGACGTCCTCGGGCCCAGGGGCGTGGACCGCTTCCAGCGTGACGTGCTGGGCACGACGGGTGTCACCCACGCCATCATCCTGCTCGGCATCAACGACATCGGCTTCGGAGGCTTCGTGCCGGAGCAGGCGGTGACGGCCGACGAAATGATCGCCGGCCTCCAGACGATGGTGGACCAGGCGAAGGCGCGCAACGTCGAGGTGTTCCTGGGCACCCTGCTCCCGTTCAAGGGCGCCGCCGCGCCGTACTACAGCCAGGAGGCCGAGGCCAAACGGCAGGCGGTGAATGCCTGGATTCGCGCCAACACCGCACGGGCCAAGGGCATCATCGATTTCGAAGCGGCCATGCGCGATCCAGCCGACCCGCTCCAGATACGCCCGGAGTACGACAGCGGCGACCACCTGCACCCCAACGATGCCGGTTACGAGGCGATGGCCAATGCCATCGACCTGGCCTTGTTCCGGTAG
- a CDS encoding esterase, with translation MNFRAGDGKPLNLIRVRGTRAPVKGPVVLVHGSGVRANIFRAPIPRTLVDTLVADGYDVWLENWRASIDVAPNEWTLDQAALHDHPKAIETIVQRTGWNEVKAVVHCQGSTSFILSAVAGLLPQVKLIISNAVALHPVMSRATYLKLREFIPLLSRWTSYLNPQWGLGPEGLLAQVITLMARATHHECDNTVCKLVSVIYGLGHPTLWSHENLNPQTHDWVKHEFARVPLSFFRQMIESLRAGHTVPVEGYRELPRDVALRRPQTDARFVFMAGRNNRCFLAESQRRAYEALSRYRRGYHSLHIVPGYGHLDVFMGKNAPWDVFPLIQAELNRPAQERSP, from the coding sequence GTGAATTTCCGTGCGGGTGATGGCAAGCCATTGAATCTCATCCGGGTCCGAGGCACTCGCGCTCCAGTCAAGGGGCCCGTGGTGCTCGTGCATGGCTCCGGCGTGCGCGCCAACATCTTCCGCGCGCCCATTCCACGCACGCTCGTCGATACCCTCGTCGCCGACGGCTACGATGTCTGGCTGGAGAACTGGCGGGCCAGCATCGACGTGGCGCCCAACGAGTGGACGCTCGATCAAGCGGCTCTCCATGACCACCCCAAGGCCATCGAGACGATCGTCCAGAGGACGGGCTGGAACGAGGTCAAGGCCGTCGTCCATTGCCAGGGCTCGACGAGCTTCATCCTCTCGGCGGTCGCCGGGCTGCTGCCCCAGGTGAAGCTGATCATCAGCAACGCCGTCGCCCTGCATCCGGTGATGTCGCGCGCCACGTACCTCAAGCTGCGCGAGTTCATCCCCCTGCTCTCTCGGTGGACGTCCTATCTGAATCCCCAGTGGGGCCTCGGGCCCGAGGGCCTGCTCGCCCAGGTCATCACCCTCATGGCGCGAGCCACCCATCACGAGTGCGACAACACCGTGTGCAAGCTGGTGAGCGTCATCTACGGCCTGGGCCACCCCACGCTCTGGAGCCACGAGAACCTCAATCCGCAAACCCATGACTGGGTGAAGCACGAGTTCGCCAGGGTGCCCCTCTCCTTCTTCCGGCAGATGATCGAGAGCCTGCGAGCGGGCCACACCGTTCCCGTCGAGGGCTACCGGGAGCTGCCCCGGGACGTGGCCCTGCGCCGTCCCCAGACGGATGCCCGGTTCGTCTTCATGGCGGGCCGGAACAACCGGTGCTTCCTCGCGGAGAGCCAGCGGCGCGCCTACGAGGCCTTGTCCCGCTACCGGCGCGGCTACCACTCGCTGCACATCGTGCCGGGCTACGGCCATCTCGACGTCTTCATGGGCAAGAACGCGCCCTGGGACGTCTTCCCCCTCATCCAGGCCGAGCTGAACCGGCCTGCCCAGGAGCGCTCCCCATGA
- a CDS encoding GMC oxidoreductase, translating into MRPGQKRREHFDVIIVGSGFGGSVMAWRLAEAGLRVCLLERGKAYPPGSFPRSPYGMRHNFWDPHQGLHGLFNIWSFPGLAGVVSSGLGGGSLIYANVLLRKDEKTFVRESPRHGGYEYWPVTREDLESHYDAVEKMLGAQRYPFDQEPYRQTAKTIAMKLAAERMGLKEDWELPPLAVTFGNPGQRPIPGEPIHEPHGNLHGRTRLTCRLCGECDIGCNYGSKNTLDYTYLSAAQRAGAELRARCEVRSFWHEHDGYAVEYLDHSQAQEGEPPQVPLSRQAVSIITADKLVLSAGTFGTTYLLLKSQTELPGLSTRLGTQFSGNGDLVSFVSKCVQRGQRGYEPRLLDGGHGPVITSSLRIRDAAQGGTGRGFYIQDAGYPEFVNWLHEGLNQAALTHRLARLGLRLAQGWLGLNKDTDVSAEIADAIGDCVGSSSSLPLLAMGRDLPTGRLSLNDAGMLTVDWKMRGSSSYFQRVQRTMARVARVLGGRFIQNPLSYLSRIIVAHPLGGSPMGRSVAEGVVDSHGEVFNHPGLYVADGSVLPGPTGVNPSLTIAALADRFADHLIEHSRHPTRSRVSGPPEPVAVH; encoded by the coding sequence ATGCGTCCTGGACAGAAACGACGAGAACATTTCGATGTCATCATCGTGGGGTCTGGCTTTGGTGGCTCGGTGATGGCCTGGCGGCTGGCCGAGGCGGGTCTGCGCGTCTGTCTCCTGGAGCGGGGCAAGGCCTATCCCCCCGGCTCCTTCCCGCGCAGCCCCTATGGCATGCGCCACAACTTCTGGGATCCCCACCAGGGGCTCCATGGGCTCTTCAACATCTGGTCCTTCCCCGGGCTCGCGGGCGTGGTGTCGAGCGGGCTCGGCGGGGGCTCGCTCATCTACGCCAACGTGCTGCTGCGCAAGGACGAGAAGACCTTCGTGCGCGAGTCTCCCCGCCACGGGGGCTACGAGTACTGGCCCGTCACCCGTGAGGATCTGGAGTCCCACTACGACGCCGTGGAGAAGATGCTCGGCGCCCAGCGCTACCCGTTCGATCAGGAGCCCTACCGCCAGACCGCCAAGACGATCGCGATGAAGCTCGCCGCCGAGCGCATGGGGTTGAAGGAGGACTGGGAGCTGCCGCCACTCGCGGTGACGTTCGGCAACCCCGGACAGCGCCCCATCCCGGGCGAGCCCATCCACGAGCCCCATGGCAACCTGCACGGGCGCACACGCCTGACGTGCCGGCTGTGCGGCGAGTGTGACATCGGCTGCAACTACGGCAGCAAGAACACGCTCGACTACACGTACCTGTCGGCCGCCCAGCGGGCGGGGGCGGAGCTGCGCGCGCGCTGCGAGGTGCGCTCCTTCTGGCATGAGCATGACGGCTACGCCGTCGAGTACCTGGACCATTCCCAGGCCCAGGAGGGCGAGCCTCCCCAGGTGCCCTTGTCGCGCCAGGCGGTCAGTATCATCACGGCGGACAAGCTCGTGCTGTCGGCGGGCACCTTCGGCACCACGTATCTGCTGCTCAAGAGCCAGACGGAGCTGCCGGGGCTCAGCACCCGGCTGGGCACGCAGTTCAGCGGCAACGGGGATCTGGTGTCCTTCGTCTCCAAGTGCGTCCAGAGGGGCCAACGTGGATACGAGCCGCGCCTGCTCGATGGGGGCCATGGCCCGGTCATCACCAGCAGCCTGCGCATTCGCGACGCGGCGCAAGGGGGCACCGGCCGTGGCTTCTACATCCAGGACGCGGGCTACCCGGAGTTCGTCAACTGGCTCCACGAGGGGCTCAACCAGGCCGCCCTCACGCACCGCCTCGCGCGGCTGGGGCTCCGGCTCGCCCAGGGCTGGCTCGGGTTGAACAAGGACACCGACGTGAGCGCGGAGATCGCCGATGCGATCGGCGACTGCGTGGGTTCCTCCAGTTCGTTGCCGCTGCTCGCCATGGGCCGGGATCTGCCCACCGGGCGCTTGTCCCTCAACGACGCGGGCATGCTGACGGTGGACTGGAAGATGCGCGGCTCGTCGTCCTACTTCCAGCGCGTGCAGCGGACCATGGCCCGGGTGGCCCGCGTGCTCGGGGGCAGGTTCATCCAGAATCCGCTCAGCTATCTCAGCCGCATCATCGTCGCGCATCCGCTCGGGGGCAGCCCCATGGGCCGCTCGGTGGCCGAAGGCGTGGTGGACTCCCATGGCGAGGTCTTCAACCACCCTGGCCTCTACGTGGCGGATGGCTCGGTGCTGCCGGGCCCCACGGGCGTCAACCCGAGCCTCACCATCGCGGCGCTCGCCGATCGCTTCGCCGATCACCTCATCGAGCACTCGCGCCACCCCACCCGCTCGCGCGTCTCCGGGCCCCCGGAGCCGGTGGCCGTCCACTGA